The following proteins come from a genomic window of Methanosarcina sp. MTP4:
- a CDS encoding tyrosine/phenylalanine carboxypeptidase domain-containing protein: MNGGRERAKFLKAYAAGKSYDPVFEYEEPGPEVGEFCRKMGRIRGKLENCRASFFAPVYIEKIDRLRKLAELLKHRDSPAFGPELVSYFGPPSEKVLREAGRNLRMFQVADEPENLGPAAVRGIFENELRAYGLEWEVRPFLEGGAKLAVNSTRGEVYVDLSARFSENSIKRYLYHEIRTHVFRAENGKRQPLTIFLSGFPGYSETEEGLAVYNEYANGLLDPETLKKYSARVIAASMVPHASFSEIFEEMLRHFPPEKAYTITQRVKRGMVDTSLPGGYTKDYIYLSGFLKVRDFLQTRPSKSAALKTLYCGKIGLENFEMARDLLERGFLKMPRYPPEMELPAQDAVMKMR; the protein is encoded by the coding sequence GTGAATGGGGGCAGGGAAAGGGCAAAGTTCCTGAAGGCATACGCCGCTGGCAAATCCTACGACCCTGTCTTCGAATACGAGGAGCCGGGTCCGGAAGTTGGGGAGTTTTGCAGGAAAATGGGGCGGATAAGGGGTAAACTTGAAAACTGCAGGGCTTCTTTCTTTGCTCCCGTTTACATCGAAAAAATTGACAGGCTCCGGAAACTGGCTGAACTCCTGAAGCACAGGGATTCTCCCGCTTTCGGGCCTGAGCTTGTATCTTATTTCGGACCCCCCTCAGAAAAGGTCCTCCGGGAGGCTGGAAGAAATCTCAGGATGTTTCAGGTTGCGGACGAGCCTGAAAACCTGGGCCCGGCTGCGGTCCGCGGGATTTTTGAAAATGAACTCCGGGCTTACGGCCTGGAATGGGAAGTCAGGCCCTTCCTTGAAGGTGGGGCGAAGCTGGCTGTCAACTCCACCCGGGGGGAAGTATACGTTGACCTTTCCGCCCGGTTTTCCGAAAATAGTATCAAACGCTACCTCTACCACGAAATCCGCACCCACGTTTTCAGGGCTGAAAACGGGAAAAGGCAGCCCCTTACAATTTTCCTCTCCGGTTTTCCGGGCTACAGTGAAACCGAAGAAGGGCTCGCCGTTTACAACGAATACGCAAACGGCCTCCTGGACCCTGAAACCCTCAAGAAATACAGCGCAAGGGTAATAGCAGCTTCAATGGTCCCTCATGCCTCCTTTTCCGAAATTTTCGAAGAAATGCTCCGGCACTTCCCCCCGGAAAAAGCCTACACGATTACCCAGCGGGTCAAAAGAGGAATGGTAGACACATCCCTTCCCGGAGGCTACACAAAAGACTACATCTACCTGAGCGGCTTCCTGAAAGTCCGCGACTTCCTGCAAACCCGGCCCTCAAAATCCGCTGCCCTGAAAACTCTGTATTGCGGAAAAATCGGCCTCGAAAACTTTGAAATGGCCCGGGACTTGCTCGAACGGGGTTTCCTGAAAATGCCGCGCTACCCTCCCGAAATGGAGCTTCCGGCTCAGGATGCAGTGATGAAAATGCGGTGA
- a CDS encoding NAD(P)/FAD-dependent oxidoreductase produces the protein MNYDVVVVGAGPVGSTAARYAAIHGAKVLLVEEHASIGSPVGCTGLLSTRAVAECELRPSDEFVFNSIRGAFVHAPDGQSLPIDGKQTKAYVVSRKNFDRTLATLAVEEGVELSLRTTAVGLENAGLEHSGLEKAGLRAENEYKKENGRKEGRKKDHPVKLKVLRNGKPEVINAGVVIGADGVKSRIARYAGLGMPKRVLPGIQVEAPYASEDSAFVELFPGSHAPGFFAWTVPLNEKVSRIGLAVEPKMLGQGETPVSRLQKFLSSNPHVKARYGGGMLDFVVGGIPIGPPEKTSTDGVLVVGDAAGQAKPTSGGGVYPGALAAKIAGRVAAEAALEGNTGSGRLSEYDRLWRKTPGKELEIGMKVHDHIGKLEDRQLNELIASLNTPSILETITEYGDMDHPSVVLKKLMLSGNSLRLMKAFGTFLRTCF, from the coding sequence ATGAATTACGATGTAGTCGTCGTGGGCGCCGGCCCGGTGGGTTCCACCGCTGCCCGGTACGCAGCAATACATGGGGCTAAAGTCCTCCTTGTGGAAGAACACGCATCAATAGGCTCGCCTGTAGGCTGTACCGGGCTCCTTAGCACAAGAGCGGTTGCGGAATGCGAGCTCAGGCCTTCGGACGAGTTCGTGTTCAATTCCATTCGGGGGGCTTTTGTCCATGCTCCCGACGGGCAGTCCCTCCCAATCGACGGGAAGCAGACCAAAGCCTATGTGGTCTCCAGGAAAAACTTCGACCGCACCCTGGCAACCCTGGCAGTCGAGGAGGGAGTCGAGCTTTCCCTCAGGACAACGGCAGTAGGGCTTGAAAACGCGGGGCTTGAACATTCAGGGCTCGAAAAAGCAGGCCTGAGAGCCGAAAATGAATACAAAAAAGAAAACGGCAGGAAAGAAGGCAGGAAAAAAGATCATCCTGTAAAACTAAAGGTCCTCAGGAATGGCAAACCCGAAGTCATAAATGCGGGGGTGGTGATAGGAGCAGACGGCGTGAAAAGCCGGATAGCCCGGTATGCGGGACTGGGGATGCCAAAACGTGTGCTGCCGGGGATCCAGGTCGAAGCCCCCTATGCTTCCGAGGACAGCGCTTTTGTTGAACTTTTCCCGGGCTCTCATGCCCCCGGTTTTTTTGCCTGGACCGTGCCCCTGAACGAAAAGGTTTCGAGAATAGGGCTTGCCGTGGAACCCAAAATGCTGGGGCAGGGTGAAACACCCGTTTCCCGCCTGCAGAAGTTCCTCAGTTCTAATCCCCACGTAAAAGCCAGGTACGGAGGGGGCATGCTGGATTTCGTGGTGGGAGGTATTCCCATCGGCCCCCCGGAAAAAACATCAACTGACGGGGTACTTGTGGTAGGAGACGCTGCCGGGCAGGCAAAACCCACCTCCGGGGGAGGAGTCTATCCCGGAGCCCTTGCCGCCAAAATTGCAGGAAGAGTCGCCGCCGAAGCCGCCCTTGAAGGAAACACCGGCTCAGGAAGGCTTTCCGAATACGACCGGCTCTGGCGAAAAACGCCTGGAAAGGAACTTGAAATCGGCATGAAAGTCCATGACCACATAGGGAAACTGGAAGACAGGCAGCTGAACGAACTGATAGCTTCCCTGAACACCCCTTCAATCCTTGAGACAATCACGGAATACGGGGACATGGACCACCCCTCGGTCGTACTGAAAAAGCTCATGCTCTCCGGCAATTCCCTGCGCCTGATGAAAGCCTTCGGGACCTTTTTAAGGACTTGTTTTTGA
- a CDS encoding AI-2E family transporter codes for MKFNQPYDGVSQLIESRWKIAAALVIAVLLYFAFLIMIPLADGVVLGLVFAYIARPIRMKFKRYKKLGSLVASTCIFVPIIFIVGAGVVEILHQISWVIDNQTVVIGSIFDFVSALEIPERYLDQINSAVWSLFSSLLPAIGGIGIISYAQSISLFVINFIVSIILCYFLLSDGDRLYCAFLAVVPEEYQGTVNRYASHLDLILTGVFIGNAYAALIVSVTSVVVFYAFGLTHVLALATLIFIASIIPLFAGYMVLVPLTVLRYFDQGFESALIFFVVSSLVIYGPPELILRPYLTSLKSNIHPMFLMLAFLGGAFVGGVAGFFAAPILLGALVAAYRVYQETMHPELVEKADPNLKNLGYNCKKETCEEAP; via the coding sequence ATGAAGTTCAATCAACCCTATGACGGAGTTAGCCAGCTGATTGAAAGCCGCTGGAAGATCGCAGCGGCTCTGGTAATAGCTGTGCTTTTGTATTTCGCCTTTTTAATCATGATCCCTCTGGCAGACGGGGTCGTGCTGGGGCTTGTGTTTGCTTATATTGCCAGACCTATCCGCATGAAGTTCAAAAGGTATAAGAAATTAGGGTCGCTGGTCGCCAGTACCTGCATCTTCGTCCCCATCATATTCATTGTCGGAGCAGGTGTTGTTGAAATCCTGCACCAGATTTCCTGGGTCATTGACAACCAGACCGTGGTCATCGGCAGTATCTTTGATTTTGTGAGTGCTCTGGAAATCCCGGAGAGATACCTCGATCAGATTAATTCGGCTGTCTGGTCCCTTTTTTCCTCGCTTCTCCCTGCAATCGGGGGGATAGGAATTATTTCCTATGCCCAGAGCATAAGTTTGTTTGTCATAAATTTCATCGTTTCCATAATCCTCTGCTATTTTCTGCTTTCCGACGGGGACCGGCTTTACTGCGCCTTCCTTGCAGTCGTGCCTGAGGAATATCAGGGTACCGTAAATAGATATGCATCCCACCTGGACCTGATCCTGACCGGCGTCTTCATAGGAAACGCCTATGCAGCCCTGATTGTAAGTGTGACTTCCGTTGTGGTTTTCTACGCTTTCGGGCTTACCCATGTGCTTGCGCTTGCAACCCTTATCTTCATAGCATCGATAATTCCTCTCTTTGCCGGGTATATGGTACTCGTCCCCCTGACGGTGCTGCGCTACTTTGACCAGGGTTTCGAGAGTGCGCTCATCTTCTTCGTGGTTTCCTCTCTTGTCATCTACGGCCCCCCCGAACTGATCCTCCGCCCCTACCTGACCAGTCTAAAGTCCAACATCCATCCCATGTTCCTGATGCTTGCTTTCCTGGGAGGGGCTTTTGTTGGCGGGGTTGCGGGCTTTTTTGCAGCTCCGATCCTGCTCGGAGCCCTGGTGGCGGCGTACAGGGTTTACCAGGAGACCATGCATCCCGAGCTTGTGGAAAAAGCCGACCCAAACCTCAAGAACCTGGGGTACAACTGTAAGAAAGAGACATGTGAAGAGGCGCCGTAA
- a CDS encoding RES domain-containing protein, translating into MHNFDDISDEECLRIESGYYKDQAFEHFKNFFYDTLESDYGTNFYLCENCIEKFRKDWAGIDIVTGFYNTNKIALDEFDPSHTKRLLCPNCGSSLKDYIWPCEFSIESNEHFNEIRKIADTAKKAPFLVLIEPFGKQIYELIMNIAEETEKIPINDILYRCRCIKNPDKFNKMDYSERVSKMGPPSDKEASEGRFNHNGYGYLYVASRSKLSYKEVKGNKDREVKGNKDREVKGNKDREVKGNKDREVKSNKQYPKYYMAELKITQPLKILDLTDITGNVYDNDLYKSIISSSLIYNSPSNKGWDKPEYIFTRFIADCAIYLGFNAIKYKSRYSIEGENFVIFKDKVVGHSHWDKIYQTEKFYEFEEDDLFFKLLYS; encoded by the coding sequence ATGCATAACTTTGACGATATTTCTGATGAAGAGTGCTTGCGAATTGAAAGTGGGTACTATAAAGATCAAGCGTTTGAACATTTCAAAAATTTCTTTTACGATACGTTAGAATCTGATTATGGCACTAATTTTTATTTATGTGAAAACTGCATTGAAAAATTCAGGAAAGATTGGGCTGGAATCGACATTGTAACTGGATTTTATAATACTAATAAAATTGCATTAGATGAATTTGACCCCAGTCACACCAAAAGGCTATTGTGTCCGAATTGTGGTAGTTCTCTAAAAGATTATATTTGGCCTTGTGAGTTCTCAATTGAAAGTAATGAACACTTTAATGAAATAAGAAAAATTGCTGATACTGCAAAAAAAGCACCATTTTTGGTCCTTATAGAGCCATTTGGTAAACAAATTTATGAACTTATTATGAATATTGCAGAAGAAACTGAGAAAATACCGATAAATGATATTCTATATCGATGTAGATGCATTAAAAATCCAGATAAATTTAATAAAATGGATTACTCTGAACGTGTTTCCAAAATGGGTCCTCCTTCTGATAAGGAAGCAAGTGAAGGACGATTTAATCATAATGGCTATGGATACCTATATGTTGCAAGTCGTAGTAAACTAAGTTATAAAGAAGTAAAAGGCAATAAGGATAGAGAAGTAAAAGGCAATAAGGATAGAGAAGTAAAAGGCAATAAGGATAGAGAAGTAAAAGGCAATAAGGATAGAGAAGTAAAAAGCAATAAACAATATCCCAAATATTATATGGCGGAATTAAAGATCACACAACCTCTCAAAATATTGGATTTAACAGACATTACTGGTAATGTATATGATAATGATCTTTACAAATCAATCATTTCGTCTTCATTAATATATAATTCGCCAAGTAACAAAGGTTGGGATAAACCAGAGTATATATTTACTCGGTTTATTGCAGATTGTGCCATATATTTAGGTTTTAATGCTATAAAATATAAAAGCAGATACAGCATTGAAGGAGAGAATTTTGTAATTTTTAAAGATAAGGTAGTAGGCCATTCACACTGGGATAAAATTTATCAAACTGAAAAATTTTATGAGTTTGAAGAAGATGACCTATTTTTTAAACTATTATATTCCTGA
- a CDS encoding phosphoadenosine phosphosulfate reductase family protein: protein MPQKKDKFRSPRPKRPGNVPGNKSPRPHDKKTNKNTDKNTDKKVQASRKKTPNKSGSSSFKMERSQENRNRQKESLTHKGPSGKPSGKSSGRRFEYENDSIFWCRECNLPLIGEECGICGTKGFPITLSQPADVRFCSPYEREVLAEQLVSAFGCDPLGNRIILLNKIPGEDKTDEIIVDGLHFGVLRFELSKMDYVFEPSVEGSKLLLQHGAGQKVELKKTKNRHLNGKNVDAGQVESFSRDIRAGDFVLVTAGSLSGYGISYIDGSEFDSKKDSGEKVLRVRKIDSSEEFLHKKVPSMASCIEANKKHLQALGKNAINAIRGIANRNEYRKLPVYVSFSGGKDSLVVLDLTRAALKKREFKAFFVNTGIEFPETVEFAREYCREQGVPYEEMNSGDAFWENVERFGPPAKDFRWCCKVCKLASAGDIEAGKNGRGKGTERALSGNGPGAFLYEVGIEAAARKAGHSADAVAYLTVDGKRKHESFSRAKIAASETNPFVPNQLNIFPIRDWRALEVWLYIHWRKLAYNPLYDQGFERVGCWLCPSALAAEYARVKELHPEMHERWNTFLLAWAKSLGLSEKFVEHGFWRWKELPPKMLKLAEELGISVLPEENAEAFEIEVVSGISPCKAGGFSVEAGVKGVKLREAAEFLNVLGPVVRAEELGMLLVRTGSGTVKFFSNGNLLVSSDTKPRAVSLFKETAKQFARLSRCTGCGICEKACPVGAVAVNGNEVRVSEACIRCGKCTEACVVTRYFDRLFPDFDEKLKI, encoded by the coding sequence ATGCCGCAGAAAAAAGACAAGTTCCGATCTCCTCGCCCGAAAAGGCCGGGAAACGTTCCGGGAAATAAAAGTCCCCGGCCTCATGACAAGAAGACTAACAAAAATACTGACAAAAATACTGACAAGAAGGTTCAGGCTTCAAGGAAAAAAACCCCTAATAAATCCGGCAGTTCTTCTTTTAAAATGGAGCGCAGCCAGGAAAACAGGAACAGGCAGAAGGAGTCCTTGACTCATAAGGGACCATCCGGGAAACCATCCGGAAAAAGCTCCGGCAGGCGTTTCGAGTACGAAAACGACAGCATTTTCTGGTGCAGGGAGTGCAACCTGCCTTTGATAGGGGAAGAGTGCGGGATTTGCGGCACGAAAGGTTTTCCAATAACCCTTTCCCAGCCGGCAGATGTCCGTTTCTGTTCCCCCTACGAACGGGAAGTCCTGGCAGAGCAGCTTGTTTCGGCTTTCGGCTGCGACCCCCTGGGGAACCGGATAATCCTCCTGAACAAAATCCCTGGTGAGGACAAGACCGATGAAATCATCGTGGACGGGCTGCACTTTGGGGTGCTCCGCTTCGAGCTTTCGAAAATGGACTACGTGTTTGAGCCCTCCGTGGAAGGATCAAAGTTACTCCTGCAGCACGGAGCAGGACAAAAAGTCGAGCTGAAAAAGACGAAAAACAGGCATCTGAACGGAAAAAACGTGGACGCCGGGCAGGTGGAGTCTTTTTCCAGGGACATAAGGGCAGGGGACTTCGTGCTCGTGACTGCGGGCAGCCTGAGCGGATACGGGATTTCTTACATCGACGGTTCGGAATTTGACTCTAAAAAAGATTCAGGCGAAAAAGTCCTCCGTGTAAGAAAAATCGACAGTTCGGAGGAGTTTCTTCATAAGAAAGTCCCTTCCATGGCCTCCTGCATCGAGGCGAACAAAAAACATCTCCAGGCCCTCGGGAAAAATGCCATCAATGCCATCCGGGGAATTGCAAATCGGAATGAGTACAGGAAGCTGCCGGTTTACGTCTCCTTCAGCGGGGGAAAAGACAGCCTTGTGGTGCTTGACCTTACCCGGGCCGCTCTCAAGAAAAGAGAATTCAAGGCATTTTTCGTGAACACCGGGATCGAGTTTCCGGAAACGGTCGAGTTTGCCAGGGAGTATTGCCGGGAGCAGGGTGTGCCATATGAGGAGATGAATTCCGGGGATGCGTTCTGGGAGAATGTGGAGAGGTTCGGGCCCCCTGCAAAAGATTTCCGCTGGTGCTGCAAGGTCTGCAAGCTGGCATCCGCAGGGGATATTGAGGCAGGGAAAAATGGCCGCGGGAAGGGAACTGAAAGGGCCCTGTCCGGAAACGGACCCGGAGCATTCCTATACGAGGTCGGAATTGAAGCAGCTGCCCGCAAAGCCGGGCACAGCGCAGACGCCGTGGCATACCTGACAGTTGACGGGAAAAGGAAGCACGAGTCTTTTTCACGGGCAAAGATCGCAGCCAGTGAAACGAACCCCTTTGTCCCGAACCAGCTCAACATCTTCCCGATCCGGGACTGGAGGGCGCTTGAGGTCTGGCTTTATATCCACTGGCGGAAGCTGGCTTACAACCCCCTGTATGACCAGGGCTTTGAAAGGGTCGGCTGCTGGCTCTGCCCGTCGGCCCTTGCGGCTGAATACGCCAGGGTAAAGGAACTGCACCCTGAGATGCATGAGAGGTGGAACACTTTTCTCCTTGCCTGGGCAAAAAGCCTGGGGCTTTCGGAAAAATTCGTTGAGCACGGGTTCTGGCGCTGGAAAGAGCTGCCTCCCAAGATGCTGAAACTGGCCGAAGAGCTGGGAATTTCTGTCCTTCCGGAAGAAAATGCCGAAGCTTTTGAAATCGAGGTTGTTTCCGGGATTTCTCCCTGCAAAGCAGGGGGCTTTTCCGTGGAAGCCGGGGTAAAAGGGGTCAAGCTGAGGGAAGCTGCCGAATTTCTGAACGTGCTTGGCCCTGTGGTCCGGGCAGAAGAACTGGGCATGCTGCTCGTAAGAACCGGTTCCGGGACCGTGAAGTTCTTTTCGAACGGAAACCTGCTGGTAAGCTCGGACACAAAACCCAGGGCAGTTTCCCTTTTTAAGGAGACCGCAAAACAGTTCGCAAGGCTTTCCCGCTGTACCGGCTGCGGGATCTGTGAGAAAGCCTGCCCCGTGGGTGCGGTTGCTGTCAATGGGAACGAGGTACGTGTAAGTGAAGCCTGTATCAGGTGCGGCAAGTGCACGGAAGCCTGTGTGGTGACCAGGTATTTCGACAGGCTTTTCCCGGACTTCGATGAAAAATTAAAAATCTAA